In the genome of Hydractinia symbiolongicarpus strain clone_291-10 chromosome 5, HSymV2.1, whole genome shotgun sequence, one region contains:
- the LOC130645152 gene encoding zinc finger and BTB domain-containing protein 14-like yields the protein MSEATVADDAPPELAEMSKIGSERWKALDDASRKEWNKKGQKKREEDDCGQTESLICAKCKKTFTRQKEFNYHSKNCVLCTCDICQKEFSNKISLRKHRKIHDNIITCALCEKSFSSQQALKRHTHSVHETQTYACDVCTKKFLDSWKSETS from the exons ATGAGTGAAGCGACTGTTGCGGATGATGCCCCGCCAGAACTGGCAGAGATGAGTAAAATTGGATCAGAAAGATGGAAGGCACTTGACGATGCTTCGAGAAAG GAATGGAACAAGAAAGGGCAAAAGAAGCGAGAAGAAGATGACTGTGGTCAAACTGAGTCGTTGATTTGCGCAAAATGCAAGAAAACCTTCACGCGACAGAAGGAGTTCAACTATCACAGCAAGAATTGCGTACTATGTACTTGCGatatttgtcaaaaggaattcaGCAACAAAATTTCTTTGAGAAAGCACAGGAAGATTCACGATAACATAATCACGTGCGCTCTATGTGAAAAGTCGTTCTCTTCACAACAAGCATTGAAGAGACATACCCATTCAGTACATGAAACACAAACTTATGCATGTGATGTTTGTACCAAAAAATTCCTCGACTCATGGAAATCTGAAACGTCATGA
- the LOC130646028 gene encoding ATP-dependent DNA helicase RecQ-like produces the protein MDKILQLFCRLQQTFLINNINNIILKPQQVKCFEHLLNGYDVIGVLPTGFGKSLLFHLLADFLPRKSVQNIVLMVCPLNSIIEDQLKVLEVRGIGAGVLHLEQTVVPEKLFSCDENGEPEIPISIENGELKLVFANPESLLSVRGRELLKSSVYQENVVSCVKDEAHCVSMWGEDFRKLFSELSTLKALFPDAVTLALTATATPDTAEYLIKSLALITYKVIAVSPNQKNVYLNIQRRPNSNLGLKGFEVILKPLAEKLNVQREHYPMTIIYMHLRYCGYGYKLFENVIRNHYVGDNICPRARLFAQFHASCTTQMKEDILKELKKSDSRIRVVFATTALGMGVDAPNISNIIHISPPSTLESFVQEIGRGGRNGVACDSLLYFNNSDLASKYISESMKKYCVWDRCLRVFLLNYFGFKSKTQINCCKNCNVGADSTIDIKLNALDDNKKIARNIVEADMEMLKVELLKTVEDINSDENVMFPFHSKINTNIVNEILRELAFISCESDLLSMFGI, from the exons ATGGACAAGATATTGCAATTATTTTGTAGATTGCAACAAACGTTTTTAATTAATAACATAAATAATATTATCTTAAAGCCACAGCAAGTTAAATGTTTCGAGCATCTTTTAAATGGATATGATGTTATTGGTGTTTTACCTACTGGATTTGGGAAATCCTTGTTGTTTCATTTGTTGGCAGACTTTTTGCCAAGAAAGAGTGTCCAAAATATAGTATTGATGGTGTGCCCTCTTAATTCTATCATAGAAGACCAGTTGAAAGTCTTAGAAGTGAGAGGTATTGGTGCTGGGGTGCTTCATTTGGAGCAAACAGTTGTGCCTGAAAAATTGTTTTCGTGTGATGAGAATGGTGAGCCTGAAATACCAATTTCAATTGAAAATGGCGAATTAAAACTAGTATTTGCCAACCCAGAATCTCTGCTTAGTGTCAGAGGACGAGAATTGCTAAAAAGTTCTGTTTACCAAGAAAATGTTGTCAGTTGTGTTAAAGATGAAGCACATTGTGTAAGCATGTG GGGTGAGGATTTCCGAAAACTTTTTAGCGAGTTGTCTACGTTAAAGGCACTTTTCCCAGATGCTGTTACATTGGCTCTAACCGCTACTGCTACACCAGACACTGCAGAATATTTGATTAAATCGCTCGCCCTTATTACGTATAAAGTCATTGCTGTATCGCCAAatcaaaaaaatgtgtatttaaACATACAAAGACGCCCAAACTCTAACTTGGGTTTGAAAGGATTTGAAGTTATTCTCAAACCGTTGGCTGAAAAATTAAACGTGCAAAGAGAACACTATCCCATGACAATAATTTACATGCATTTAAGATATTGTGGGTATGGgtacaaattatttgaaaatgttataagaaATCATTATGTTGGTGACAATATTTGTCCTAGAGCAAGATTGTTTGCACAGTTTCATGCTTCTTGTACTACACAAATGAAAGAGGATATATTGAAGGAGTTAAAGAAGTCAGATTCACGAATTAGAGTAGTATTTGCTACAACTGCTCTAGGTATGGGTGTTGATGCTCCAAATATATCTAATATTATTCACATAAGTCCTCCATCAACATTAGAGTCATTCGTGCAAGAAATTGGAAGAGGAGGAAGAAATGGTGTAGCTTGTGATTCACTTTTATATTTCAACAATTCTGATTTGGCATCTAAGTATATAAGTGAGTCAATGAAAAAATACTGTGTATGGGATAGATGTCTCAGAGTATTTTTGCTAAACTATTTTGGATTTAAGAGTAAAACTCAGATTAACTGTTGCAAGAACTGTAATGTTGGTGCTGATTCTACAATTGATATCAAATTAAACGCACTTGACGACAATAAGAAGATAGCACGCAACATAGTTGAGGCTGATATGGAGATGCTTAAAGTAGAATTGTTAAAAACGGTTGAAGATATCAATTCTGATGAAAACGTGATGTTTCCTTTCCACAGTAAAATTAACACTAACATTGTAAATGAAATCTTGAGAGAATTAGCATTTATTTCTTGTGAATCAGACTTACTTTCTATGTTTGGTATTTAA
- the LOC130645151 gene encoding uncharacterized protein LOC130645151, translating to MSATLRSFRSRFINVENTDELKAVVSDILPFNENEFKISNIQGSVKKFKAVVECTISSEEEFVKSYQSNTNETLRKLTPRYTGEKSLYKQFTYFRCHHNTRYQATMNSKMKMKCNPSQRFKNTDCPFSLVLKYKKEEGDNNCLLEMEWTHNHPVNSLQSLSFKDIKPDVVAEITQLYERGFTPGLAYREIWTKTKKSYESEVAFHKFISDRSVFPRRTDYNYLYTEYHRKKYGTQNTSTMFEKLNTLVEQETLKDSDISIKAQKFDAEQNDPFILVIITPLMKRVHEKIRSSGELVFLDSSGGMEEYNLRVFLMVTHSFVGALPLGIIVTSDETTDTITRALEIFSATLPDVAFYDKGPLNGPGVIMTDNCDELKDALHAVWPKSRLLLCIFHLMQQVWRWLFDKKHGISQHDRPVIMAKFRKVVYAELETEMEEVYDELLDSFGPKYAQLTSCLENVYDMRERWCLCYRRKMTIRGNNTNNFVEAQFLVLKDNILNRTKEININGLFEKLTKDFNDHYKSKLLSVANGRFDGIYSRRFMGKTKEKGEGVGYKLPPEPVLREVAENIISNGSNIYLVPSFTDPSVHYCVDMELGLCECDVGSDGSPCKHQYVTWRQHLKSANFIPYLSSEERKQCSYIAIGQSLPDVYYEGLRDYLDAGTNVTESSGQSVHSDSESHDTIQQDPMDEGSTSNVTDERRSVETVNFQEIQTEFTEASEKILRMIELNRNNNDFLRGVSKFCDRISKYETQTSKLCSAFHTFASDIHYSKKVTNQTHSKSRTGKKIKVQPEAVKRRSTISGSKVAIQKGMTKRKNPFNVEPSLKRGHSFTKNVSNNEPVAKKAGRTMGSKTKFLTPQVKRPAIKKDSKQ from the exons ATGTCTGCAACACTTAGATCGTTTCGTTCCCGTTTTATAAATGTTGAAAACACTGATGAACTGAAAGCTGTAGTATCAGATATTCTTCCTTTTAATGAAAACGAATTCAAGATTAGTAATATACAAGGATCAGTCAAGAAATTTAAAGCTGTTGTTGAGTGTACCATATCTTCTGAGGAAGAGTTTGTGAAAAGCTATCAATCCAACACAAATGAAACGTTGAGAAAGCTAACACCAAGATATACTGGTGAGAAAAGCCTGTATAAGCAATTTACATACTTCAGATGTCATCATAACACACGGTATCAAGCGACAATGAACAGtaaaatgaagatgaaatgtaaTCCCAGTCAGAGATTCAAAAACACTGATTGTCCCTTCAGCTTGGTGCTGaagtataaaaaagaagaaggtgATAACAATTGTTTGCTAGAAATGGAATGGACTCATAATCACCCAGTAAATTCTCTACAGTCATTATCCTTTAAGGATATCAAGCCAGATGTTGTGGCTGAAATTACTCAGCTATATGAAAGAGGCTTTACTCCTGGGTTAGCTTATCGAGAGATTTGGACCAAAACTAAAAAGTCGTATGAAAGTGAAGTAGCTTTTCACAAGTTCATCTCTGACCGATCAGTGTTTCCCAGGCGCACAGattataattatttatatacAGAATATCATCGAAAAAAATATGGAACACAAAACACAAGTACAATGTTTGAAAAGTTGAATA ctTTGGTTGAGCAAGAAACTCTCAAAGATTCGGATATTTCAATAAAAGCTCAGAAATTTGATGCTGAACAGAATGATCCCTTTATCCTGGTAATCATTACTCCACTTATGAAAAGAGTACACGAGAAG ATCAGAAGTTCTGGAGAACTAGTATTTCTTGATTCAAGTGGTGGTATGGAAGAATACAATCTCCGAGTATTCCTCATGGTAACACACTCTTTTGTTGGAGCACTGCCTCTTGGAATCATTGTCACTAGTGATGAAACAACAGACACAATAACAAGAGCATTAGAAATCTTTTCAGCAACACTGCCTG atGTTGCCTTTTATGATAAAGGACCATTGAATGGACCCGGTGTCATTATGACCGACAACTGTGATGAGTTGAAAGACGCTTTACATGCTGTTTGGCCGAAGTCACGCTTATTGTTATGTATTTTTCACCTAATGCAGCAAGTATGGAGGTGGCTTTTCGATAAAAAACATGGGATATCACAACATGATAGACCag TTATTATGGCAAAATTCAGAAAAGTAGTTTATGCTGAACTTGAAACCGAGATGGAAGAAGTGTACGATGAACTTCTAGATAGTTTTGGACCGAAGTATGCCCAATTGACGTCATGTTTGGAAAACGTTTATGATATGAGAGAAAGGTGGTGTTTGTGCTATCGAAGAAAAATGACCATAAGAGGAAACaatacaaataattttgtgGAAGCTCAATTTTTGGTGTTGAAAGATAACATTTTAAACAGAACAAAGGAG ATAAATATAAATGGTTTGTTCGAGAAGCTTACAAAAGATTTCAATGATCATTACAAGTCTAAGCTTTTGAGTGTTGCTAATGGAAGGTTCGATGGCATATACAGTAGAAGATTCATGG GAAAGACTAAAGAAAAAGGAGAAGGTGTTGGATATAAGCTTCCACCAGAGCCTGTTCTGCGTGAAGTTGCAGAGAATATCATAAGCAACGGCAGCAACATCTACTTGGTTCCCAGTTTCACTGATCCAAGTGTACATTATTGTGTTGACATGGAACTCGGATTGTGCGAGTGTGATGTTGGTAGTGATGGATCTCCATGCAAACATCAATACGTAACTTGGAGACAACATTTGAAAAGCGCAAATTTCATTCCATATCTCAGTTCAGAAGAAAGGAAGCAATGCTCGTATATTGCAATAGGCCAATCGCTTCCTGATGTTTATTATGAAGGGTTGCGTGATTATTTGGATGCTGGAACAAATGTGACTGAAAGCTCTGGTCAAAGCGTTCACTC CGACAGCGAAAGTCACGATACTATTCAACAAGATCCGATGGATGAAGGATCCACTTCAAATGTAACAG ATGAGCGTAGAAGTGTCGAAACAGTAAACTTTCAAGAAATTCAAACTGAGTTCACGGAAGCTAGCGAAAAAATATTGAGGATGATCGAGTTAAACCGCAATAACAATGATTTTTTACGAGGAGTGTCAAAGTTTTGTGACAGAATTTCAAAGTACGAAACTCAGACTTCAAAACTCTGTTCTGCATTCCACACATTCGCAAGTGATATTCACTACAGTAAAAAAGTTACCAACCAAACTCATTCTAAAAGTCGAACTGGCAAGAAAATAAAAGTTCAACCAGAGGCTGTTAAAAGACGAAGCACAATTTCCGGAAGCAAGGTTGCTATTCAAAAAGGGATGACGAAACGTAAGAACCCGTTCAACGTTGAACCAAGTTTGAAACGAGGTCATTCGTTTACTAAAAATGTTAGTAATAACGAACCCGTTGCGAAAAAAGCCGGCCGAACAATGGGTtctaaaacaaagtttttaactCCGCAAGTAAAGAGACCAGCCATTAAAAAGGACAGtaaacagtaa